In Desulfosediminicola ganghwensis, a single window of DNA contains:
- the ftsE gene encoding cell division ATP-binding protein FtsE: MTNSAKSQDIPMVELIKVFKRYPPDVAALTNISLSIGRGEKFFIIGRSGAGKTTLLKLVSSMEPPSNGLIEVSGKSIHKIRGAKLARLRQKIGVAYQDFKLLLDRTAAENIAISMEVSYKKPQIIRNRVRSLLEQLDLSDKHNTITAELSRGEQQRVALARAVANSPTMVLVDEPTGNLDADTTERVVKLLNNSHKSGATVIIATHDESIYTDSSSRIMELRGGMIHSLTGGTAV, translated from the coding sequence ATGACAAACAGCGCCAAAAGTCAAGACATCCCGATGGTAGAACTGATCAAGGTTTTCAAGCGATATCCACCTGATGTCGCTGCTCTGACAAACATTTCCCTATCAATCGGACGCGGCGAAAAGTTTTTTATCATCGGTCGCTCCGGAGCTGGCAAAACAACTCTTTTAAAGCTTGTTTCGAGTATGGAGCCTCCCTCAAACGGGCTTATAGAGGTTTCAGGCAAATCGATTCACAAAATACGAGGAGCAAAACTGGCTCGTCTTCGCCAAAAGATAGGGGTGGCCTACCAGGACTTCAAGTTACTCCTCGATCGAACTGCTGCTGAAAATATCGCAATCTCCATGGAGGTCTCATATAAAAAACCGCAGATCATACGCAATCGTGTTCGATCGCTACTTGAACAGCTAGATCTCTCCGATAAACATAATACCATAACGGCTGAACTCTCACGTGGAGAACAGCAGCGGGTTGCCCTTGCCAGGGCCGTCGCCAATTCTCCAACCATGGTACTGGTGGATGAGCCTACAGGCAATCTCGACGCCGATACCACAGAGCGTGTCGTGAAATTACTTAATAACAGTCATAAATCAGGCGCGACTGTGATTATAGCTACCCATGATGAGTCTATTTATACAGATAGTTCCAGTCGCATTATGGAACTGAGGGGTGGCATGATTCACTCTCTCACAGGAGGTACAGCTGTATGA
- the ftsX gene encoding permease-like cell division protein FtsX, translating to MSFWFTVIRQVGRNLRQTWMSQIMTLLTVSLSVLIFTLFYLIYMNMLNVSDQLSDDLRLIVYLEEEPVPEMKEQLRNKILAFDDVESIKFVSSEDAFTQFSEQLGNDRDVLEDMPRDFLPASIEVTPLKTLRSLNQIQLFSGYLAKLPGTMKVQYGKDWIERFFHFTRLLSIVVLLSGSLLILTTVFMVAYTIRLTIMGRQDELELLKLVGATNNYIRTPFLLEGFLQGALGSTVGLASLYLLFQWITIRFTGQGFLNLIDFAFFPPATVIAIIGISILLCAVGSHTSMRRYLRI from the coding sequence ATGAGTTTCTGGTTTACGGTAATACGACAGGTGGGGCGGAACCTCAGACAGACCTGGATGTCGCAGATCATGACTTTGCTCACGGTCAGTCTTTCGGTGCTTATTTTTACTCTGTTTTATCTCATCTATATGAACATGCTCAATGTCAGTGACCAATTGAGCGACGACCTGCGACTGATCGTATACCTTGAGGAAGAGCCGGTCCCCGAGATGAAGGAACAATTGAGAAACAAAATTCTCGCTTTCGATGATGTAGAGAGTATCAAATTTGTTTCGAGCGAAGATGCTTTTACACAATTTTCCGAGCAACTCGGCAATGACCGCGATGTGTTGGAAGATATGCCCAGGGATTTCCTTCCCGCCTCTATCGAAGTCACCCCACTGAAAACATTGAGGAGCCTCAACCAGATTCAGCTCTTCTCCGGCTATCTGGCTAAATTGCCCGGTACCATGAAGGTACAGTATGGAAAAGACTGGATTGAACGTTTTTTCCATTTCACCAGGTTGCTCTCTATCGTTGTCCTGCTCAGTGGCAGCCTACTGATTTTAACGACTGTTTTCATGGTTGCCTATACCATTCGTCTTACTATTATGGGACGGCAGGATGAACTTGAGTTGTTGAAGCTTGTCGGAGCCACCAATAATTACATACGCACACCATTTCTACTCGAAGGTTTTTTACAGGGAGCACTTGGTTCGACAGTCGGTCTTGCTTCCCTCTACCTCCTCTTTCAATGGATCACCATTCGCTTTACCGGCCAGGGATTTCTCAACCTGATTGATTTTGCCTTCTTCCCGCCTGCCACGGTAATAGCGATCATTGGTATATCGATTCTGCTCTGCGCAGTTGGCAGTCACACTTCAATGCGACGGTACCTGCGTATATGA
- a CDS encoding murein hydrolase activator EnvC family protein codes for MTSTRSHDSQGYRLPARSKRKWSSAPQKSRAGYKSVVFYLLCSAFILSPPILAASTDVDAFTRKEIRKNIESHRINIQRLQLGIHNQQDLSRKSVQKEKNVLHELEEINQKLQKQLVKVSKLEQQTQLQQELIATKEQEISQLQTDKKRVLHHFTKRGSAYYKMGKIGFLNVTFSSRSLPELLRFQEAFQTMIEYDQNVIRKYRAKIHDLERARDAYALEKGVLQEFIANTRAENEETAKIRAKKEQLLTHIRTQKHLHDQAVLEMEASAAQLSANIIQLKSQEEDLKHVFSRSKGKLPVPLSGEVITFFNQEKTNNLGVLRKSTGIAIDAPEGSRVQAIADGTIIFSGYLRGYGNTIIIHHGYQYYSITSRIDKIAAQKGDNVKSGSYLGLLSETGTLLDEGLYFEIRHGKESQDPLQWIDTSKLDIQEAELEFSDLNSSLKQG; via the coding sequence ATGACATCAACCCGATCGCATGACAGTCAAGGCTACCGGCTACCCGCACGGAGTAAACGCAAATGGTCCAGTGCGCCTCAAAAATCCCGGGCCGGATATAAGAGTGTTGTGTTTTATCTTTTATGCTCGGCTTTTATTTTGAGCCCGCCGATACTCGCAGCATCAACAGATGTCGACGCCTTTACCAGAAAAGAAATTCGCAAAAATATTGAAAGCCACAGGATCAACATCCAAAGACTTCAGCTTGGTATTCATAACCAGCAGGATCTATCTCGCAAATCCGTTCAAAAAGAAAAAAACGTTCTACACGAGCTTGAAGAGATAAACCAGAAGCTTCAGAAACAACTGGTAAAAGTTTCAAAACTCGAACAGCAGACACAACTTCAGCAGGAACTCATAGCTACCAAAGAGCAGGAAATTTCCCAGCTACAGACAGATAAGAAAAGGGTCCTGCACCATTTCACAAAACGTGGCAGCGCCTATTATAAAATGGGTAAAATAGGCTTCCTGAACGTTACCTTCTCTTCCCGGTCACTTCCTGAACTGCTGAGATTTCAGGAAGCGTTCCAGACAATGATAGAATATGATCAGAATGTAATACGCAAATATCGCGCCAAAATCCATGATCTGGAACGTGCAAGGGACGCATACGCCTTGGAGAAAGGGGTTCTGCAGGAGTTTATAGCAAATACCAGGGCCGAAAATGAAGAGACAGCCAAGATCCGGGCCAAGAAGGAACAGCTTCTTACTCACATTCGTACCCAGAAACATTTACATGACCAGGCGGTTCTGGAAATGGAGGCCTCTGCTGCCCAACTCTCCGCAAACATCATTCAGCTCAAAAGCCAGGAAGAAGACCTCAAACATGTCTTCTCTCGCTCAAAGGGCAAATTGCCCGTGCCTCTTTCAGGAGAAGTCATCACCTTTTTCAACCAAGAGAAAACCAATAATCTCGGAGTACTGCGAAAGTCAACAGGTATAGCTATTGACGCACCGGAGGGTTCTCGTGTTCAGGCCATTGCTGACGGAACTATAATATTTTCTGGATATTTGAGAGGATACGGGAATACAATTATCATACACCACGGATACCAGTATTACTCTATTACCTCAAGAATCGACAAGATAGCTGCCCAAAAAGGTGACAATGTCAAATCAGGCAGTTATCTCGGCCTCTTGAGCGAGACTGGCACCCTCCTTGATGAAGGATTGTATTTTGAAATTCGTCATGGAAAAGAATCTCAGGATCCGTTGCAGTGGATTGATACCAGTAAGCTGGATATCCAGGAAGCTGAACTTGAATTCAGCGATCTCAATTCCTCTCTCAAGCAAGGGTGA
- a CDS encoding S41 family peptidase gives MRSIALVCRLTFLFLTFLLVSSTLSHSESAEKAKQRQETYQQLEVFANVLSILQDNYVEEIDTPETINGAIRGLLYSLDPHSAYLDSEGFSELQEETQGQFSGIGIEVTIKDDILTVISPIEGTPADQAGLKAKDVIVEIDGEKTKEMGAVEAVKRLRGPKGSSVKITVFREGWSEFKEFNLTRDIIPLQSVRSFMLAPNIIYSRITNFQSHTTEDFKEAIARLSADTEIKGLILDLRNNPGGLLNQAVSITDLFVDEGLIVYTKGRTENQNMSFKAKTSPQDYQFQLVVLVNEGSASASEIVAGALQDHQRAIIVGTRTFGKGSVQTIIPLPGGAGLRVTTARYFTPNGKSIQATGILPDVEVPFVPCNGQVEESDEDEEKFRESDLKNHIPGTEKAKDTKTESEQNQAKQRLAEDNQLRSALNILKSLNLYSRFCEKDNET, from the coding sequence ATGAGAAGCATAGCGCTCGTTTGCCGTCTTACCTTTCTTTTTCTGACTTTCCTTCTTGTCTCATCGACACTCTCCCATTCCGAATCGGCTGAAAAAGCCAAGCAGAGACAGGAGACCTACCAGCAGCTGGAAGTATTTGCCAACGTGCTGAGTATCTTGCAAGATAACTACGTCGAAGAAATCGATACGCCTGAAACGATTAACGGCGCTATAAGAGGTCTCCTCTACTCGCTCGATCCGCATTCCGCCTATCTGGACTCTGAAGGATTCAGCGAACTTCAGGAAGAGACACAAGGCCAGTTCTCAGGTATCGGCATAGAAGTCACTATCAAGGATGACATTCTGACTGTTATCAGCCCAATAGAGGGCACACCGGCAGACCAAGCCGGGCTTAAAGCAAAAGATGTAATCGTAGAAATTGATGGCGAAAAAACTAAGGAGATGGGTGCAGTTGAAGCTGTTAAAAGATTACGAGGCCCCAAAGGAAGTAGTGTTAAAATAACAGTATTCAGAGAAGGCTGGAGCGAGTTTAAGGAATTCAATCTTACCCGTGACATTATCCCCCTCCAGTCCGTACGATCTTTCATGCTTGCACCTAACATTATCTACTCCCGTATAACAAACTTTCAGAGTCACACCACCGAAGACTTCAAGGAAGCGATAGCCCGGCTTTCTGCAGATACAGAGATCAAAGGCCTTATCCTTGATCTTCGTAACAATCCCGGCGGCCTGTTGAATCAGGCTGTAAGCATTACGGATTTGTTCGTTGACGAGGGTCTCATTGTATACACCAAAGGCAGAACCGAGAACCAGAACATGTCGTTTAAAGCCAAAACTTCGCCTCAGGATTACCAGTTTCAGCTTGTTGTACTGGTCAACGAGGGTTCGGCCAGTGCTTCTGAAATTGTGGCCGGAGCCTTACAGGATCACCAGCGCGCGATAATTGTCGGCACCAGGACTTTCGGCAAAGGTTCCGTCCAGACTATCATACCTCTTCCCGGTGGCGCAGGATTACGTGTTACCACAGCACGTTATTTTACCCCCAACGGAAAATCCATACAGGCCACTGGTATTTTACCTGATGTTGAGGTACCTTTTGTGCCATGTAACGGCCAGGTCGAAGAGAGTGACGAGGATGAAGAGAAATTTCGTGAATCTGATCTGAAAAATCACATCCCCGGCACTGAGAAAGCTAAAGATACCAAAACCGAGTCAGAGCAAAATCAGGCTAAACAGAGGCTGGCTGAAGATAATCAGCTGCGCTCAGCCTTGAATATACTGAAAAGCCTTAATCTCTACTCACGATTTTGTGAAAAGGACAACGAGACCTAA
- a CDS encoding DUF1992 domain-containing protein codes for MDCLTFIAEQKIAQAIENGELKTSGWKNKPLKLEDDHMVPDDLKMAYKLLKNAGYIPPEIEQRKEITRLEELIAKTEDEHERLQQMRKLSVLLMKVDANRITPANISHDDEYYRKLVEKTSVHSTKKDK; via the coding sequence ATGGATTGCCTCACCTTTATTGCCGAACAAAAGATCGCTCAAGCCATTGAAAATGGCGAATTAAAAACATCTGGCTGGAAAAACAAACCACTCAAGCTCGAAGATGACCATATGGTTCCCGATGACCTGAAAATGGCATATAAACTGCTTAAAAATGCTGGCTACATTCCACCAGAGATTGAGCAGAGAAAAGAGATAACCAGACTCGAAGAACTTATCGCGAAAACGGAAGACGAGCATGAACGTTTGCAGCAGATGCGAAAACTCAGCGTTTTATTAATGAAGGTCGATGCTAACCGTATCACACCAGCCAACATCTCCCACGATGATGAGTATTATCGTAAGCTAGTTGAGAAAACTTCCGTTCATTCCACAAAGAAAGATAAATAA